A portion of the Corynebacterium rouxii genome contains these proteins:
- a CDS encoding DUF3592 domain-containing protein — MKRRLHQLVLALYAAAVLGCVSMVIGPAINDYNIARNSGRVLAKVLDVGTFRTTVEYQDEDNMYHSPKGGLMYPTGLGHGQRVWVNYSKDNPDLVKVEGRAWTLAIIPALSIWVVASLIFAGLWWIVGRL; from the coding sequence GTGAAACGCCGCCTCCATCAACTTGTCCTAGCTTTGTATGCGGCAGCCGTCTTGGGGTGCGTCAGCATGGTTATTGGCCCTGCGATCAATGACTATAACATTGCGCGCAATTCAGGCAGGGTGTTAGCAAAGGTGCTGGATGTGGGCACTTTCCGTACCACGGTTGAGTATCAAGACGAGGACAATATGTATCACTCTCCCAAGGGGGGATTGATGTATCCCACCGGGCTTGGGCACGGACAACGCGTGTGGGTGAACTACAGCAAGGATAATCCTGATCTGGTCAAGGTGGAGGGCCGCGCCTGGACACTGGCGATCATTCCAGCATTGAGTATTTGGGTGGTCGCAAGTCTCATCTTTGCTGGTTTGTGGTGGATCGTGGGTCGGCTGTGA
- a CDS encoding glycosyltransferase family 4 protein yields the protein MKVAIVTESYLPNINGVTNSVLRIEEYAKAHGHEVLVIAPRICVNVIRTLPIGLPVGVEKQLRAFDPDVIHLASPYAFAARAVFIAQKMAVPCVAVYQTDVAAYQQHYHLTWLKNAHWSWMRAFHNRAALTLAPSTPAKEQLENHGIANVKLWSRGVDTELFHPRPKNNPKKVVGYVGRLAPEKSVHRLAALNHRDDLEVVIVGDGILREQLERQLPNARFLGQLQGEALAREYARFDVFVHTGDHETFGQTIQEAHASGVPVVAPRSGGPIDLITPTNGVFITEGIEKAVDYVLTHDFDPRSTVVTWETVCSQLFAHYRDVVTLDNRGKGIIG from the coding sequence GTGAAAGTTGCCATCGTCACGGAGTCGTATCTTCCCAATATCAATGGGGTGACTAACTCCGTGCTGCGGATCGAGGAATACGCCAAAGCACATGGGCATGAGGTACTGGTCATTGCGCCGCGCATATGCGTCAATGTGATTCGTACCTTGCCTATCGGCCTGCCGGTGGGCGTCGAAAAGCAGCTTCGGGCGTTTGATCCTGACGTGATTCACTTAGCGTCGCCCTATGCTTTTGCCGCGCGGGCGGTGTTTATTGCTCAGAAAATGGCGGTGCCTTGTGTGGCCGTCTATCAAACCGATGTGGCTGCCTACCAGCAGCATTATCACCTTACATGGTTAAAAAACGCGCATTGGTCGTGGATGAGGGCGTTCCATAACCGTGCGGCCTTGACATTGGCGCCGTCTACACCGGCGAAAGAGCAACTGGAAAACCACGGAATCGCCAATGTGAAGCTCTGGAGTAGAGGTGTTGACACTGAGCTTTTTCATCCGCGTCCAAAAAATAACCCCAAAAAAGTGGTGGGCTACGTGGGCCGGCTCGCGCCTGAAAAGTCGGTGCACCGCCTAGCAGCGCTTAACCACCGCGACGACCTTGAGGTGGTCATCGTGGGCGACGGCATTCTGCGCGAGCAACTAGAGCGTCAATTGCCGAATGCACGGTTTTTGGGGCAGCTGCAGGGAGAGGCACTGGCCCGTGAATACGCGCGTTTCGACGTCTTCGTTCACACTGGGGATCACGAAACATTCGGCCAAACTATCCAAGAAGCACATGCTAGCGGCGTGCCGGTTGTGGCACCGCGCTCCGGTGGGCCGATTGATCTGATTACACCAACCAACGGTGTGTTCATTACCGAGGGCATCGAGAAGGCTGTTGACTACGTGCTCACGCATGACTTTGATCCTCGATCAACAGTGGTGACATGGGAGACTGTCTGCAGCCAGCTCTTCGCCCATTATCGCGATGTTGTTACACTGGACAACCGTGGCAAAGGCATCATTGGATAA